From the genome of Spodoptera frugiperda isolate SF20-4 chromosome 7, AGI-APGP_CSIRO_Sfru_2.0, whole genome shotgun sequence:
AAAAGTAACTAAAATTTTCGACGGCTGAGTCACTTACGTACGCATCGCGCGAcgaaatatgaatgaatgattaaATACCATTAACAATATGGCTGCCGAAAATCTTGTGACGACGCTTCCACCATCATTGGTTGCCGCCTTATTTTCAGTGTTACCAATTTCTGAACACTATTGTCCCTAAATGTGAAGGCAAAGCCTTTATTAcgactttaaaatataaaattaaataaactaacaaatatGTAGTCTCGTAAGTAATAAATTTGCGGAGTCTAATTGATACCTATGTTAGGGAACGGTTTGGAATACGTTTAATAATCGAAAATTTTgcaaatactttatttaaaaaaaaaatataatttttaattcaacATTTATACTTCAGAATAGAGCTGCTTTTCTGCTatcttaaatttaatttatttaaaatcgattAGACAAATATTAAGTCAACTGCAAGAAATGAACTAGTGAAAATTAACAGGATGCGGGGGTTTTCAGTTGTTTCAACTGCCTGCCtatctataaatacataaataaatgaataaaaatagatGCTTATACTGAGTATCACACAATGCAAATTCAAGTTctttaggtataataataaaatccccTTTAAAAATTGATAgcccttatttatttaattttattaccctTTAATTAGGGAAAATACCAAAGTTAAAAACTTGTTGTTGATTTCGTTCATTCCATTTCCATTCAATCAATAAAAGTAGTCATTAACAAACTTGtaggttttaatttttactttggaTACAAGGGATTTTCGTTATGCACGATATTCGACTTAAATTacaattcatattataataaacttaagaaGATAATAAAGGCTTagaaagtacaaataaataaaccattttaatattgtttttactttatcacgaataattaattaaatggcaGTTTGGCAgcctttttttatgaaagaccCCGAGTTATGTTTAACAGAAAATAAACAGTTCACTGTTCAATCTGTCAATGACATAGAGTATGATAGTCAATGACGAAAGTTGGTTAATTTTGAGTTTATTGTTGACCATAAAATCACTCTCTTGTTGTTGACATAAAACTACTTTCTACATACGAGTAAAATTACTTTACGGAAGAAACGGTGAATTCTAGATAAAGTTAAATCGAGTTGGGTCAAGGCAGtacataataaaatcgtagttatattttaattaagtggtATTTATTCATGCACAGTTCAAGGTTCATATTGACGGCTAACTGACGGCTCTAAAACGTAAACATATAACTATTATGTACTTAGTGCTTACAATATCTTAATATTCATGTAATAACAATGAACGGTATCACGCTGATAATGTGTAAATACGTcagataaagaaaatataagttttattgcTACTGATATCCATTTTGTCCAAGTTAAATCACACGCGAGTGCCGCGAGCGCGTCAGGATGGacgtaataataaaagtaaataaccaGACCACTGGGAGAGACAAATTAGCCAGGTTTGTAGCTTTTTCCTATCATATTACAGTCACAAATTTATACAGAATTAGAACACAAAAGCAAGGAATTTTATGCTATCcctctaaataataatttttttttttataatcttattaatattatggcattaaaatgttcttaattttttttttcaggctAATTCAGTACACGAGTCGTCTAGTCTGGCATCAGCTGGAAATAAGGAATGCAAACAAGTATTCCGTGGACAGAATAAAAAATCTAGAGCTAACATTTAGTTCTTTCAGAAAAAGTAAGTATCCAACTGCTGATATTGTGGTATTATTTATTGCCCTGGATTTATAGTAAAGGCATAAAATGTATCTTATGATAACATTTAGTACCTAATGCATGTAAGAAAAGAAATACTGGCTGATTTTATTCTAAACTGAACaatatgaattaatttttaCCAACTTCATTGACTTTATGGACCGCTTCACAACTTTAAAGTTTTGAAACTTTGTACTCAtggtatatttttaacaattttattaaattatgatgtCTTTGGTTTTAATTGAAAGCTATTAGTTAGCTGATTATTACTAAAGTAAGtgattatataattaatagcaattacttattaattactatagtCATTAGGAATACTTTACATGTGGTATTTTTGTGTCATTAGGAAAGTATTcctaaaattttgtttaaaatactgTCTAAACAAGAATACTatgtttatctaaatatttatttatttttgtttttcagttttAAGGCTTGGAAGATGCATAGACATTTGCTATACTGCACTGAACAGTATGCACATTGAAGACCCCATCTTAAGAGTTACATTGACAGTAAGCAAACTGGCGCATGCACTGTTCCTCTACTCTGACCATATAGTTTGGCTGACTAAAAGTGGATTCCTCAAAACAGATTCAGAGAAATGGAACAGAACAGCAAACAAATTCTGGCTCATTTCAATCATTGCTAACCTAGCCAGAGATATCTATGAAATTATCCATGTCATGGATTTACATCGGGCAACTTTCATAAAACCTACAGACCTTCTGAATTCTTCAGTGAAGTATGATTTGAATGAAAGCATTAAGTACATGTATATGTTGATGAGCTGCCATAAAGATGTATTTATTGATACTTTAAAGAATTCTTGTGACATGTTCATTCCGCTCACTGCATTAGGGGTTACGAAATTGAGTCCGAGCACTGTAGGAGTACTTGGGGCTATTTCCTCATTGGCTGCTTTAATGACCATTGTGAAACCAATTACTAAATTAGTGCCTGCTTAAATTATGATGATTTGTTTATGTGGTGCTGGGCTTATGTATCTAGATTGTGAtgattcattttaaatttttatataatgttcAAAGGAACTTGTACTGTagtattatattgaaaagtacTGCAAGATGTATGCTTTTTAGAAGTCAGTTTAATGATTCTAAAGTTATCATTAAGAATTAATGAACAAATGTagatttttgttctttttattattgGCATGAGTTTGTATCAAACTAATTATTTGTAATGTGTCTCCAACTCTATTAtggtacaataaataaaaatttactattttaaacggtttttgtataatttgtcCCTTTTAGCCGTGGTTTTAGCCAGGCCAAGTGGGTATGTaatagtgatttttttaaacattgccccacattttgattttctcctgtgtcgtgggtgcgtttataaacatacaagtttacatgcacatgacatccagacccaaaacaataatttgtggatcacacaaagagttgcttgtGGGAtccgaacccgctacccgttgcgcggcagccagttgcccagccaccgcaccaaccatgcagtcagaTAGTTAAtactgaaatataatttattacaatatatttatacagTATATTATCTAAgcttttatttgtgttttttattgtctAATATGTTATTCGAGATCACGATGGCTGGTGATTACGAATTTATATTAAAcctgatatttttattggcaACCCCAAAAACAGGTCAACTGTCAATAGTGTCAAGTATCATTCTGTCAGATTTTGGTTTGAGTAATTGAGTTCAGATTCTCAAGatcaaaattgaaatattttgtattttatgtgaCAAAGATAAAAAGAATACGCAATAAAAATGGCCCGTAATGTAGCGGAGACAGCTAGGAAATTTTTACTTCTAGGTCAATGCGTACCTACTGTAAAACAAAATGCTGCAAAAATAAGAGTGAAGAGGTTAGAACTAGACGAGAACCTACTCAtggtttgtatttattatttatattatattattagataaCCTAGAACAAATCCGTCTATTATTTTCACTAATGcctatattttacaatttcagTATTTCAGAAAAGATGAATTTTACTACTGCCATGATCCCCAAAAAATCTGCAAGACTGGCGATATCGTTCTCATACAGTCCCTACCACAAAAACTTACAAAACTAATTACTCATGAAGTGAAAGAAGTTGTTTATCCATTCGGTGACATTACTGACCCTATCACAGGCAAGAAGGTGGCTAAAGAACAGTATAGGGAGGACATGGACAGACA
Proteins encoded in this window:
- the LOC118266012 gene encoding peroxisomal membrane protein 11B, with the translated sequence MDVIIKVNNQTTGRDKLARLIQYTSRLVWHQLEIRNANKYSVDRIKNLELTFSSFRKILRLGRCIDICYTALNSMHIEDPILRVTLTVSKLAHALFLYSDHIVWLTKSGFLKTDSEKWNRTANKFWLISIIANLARDIYEIIHVMDLHRATFIKPTDLLNSSVKYDLNESIKYMYMLMSCHKDVFIDTLKNSCDMFIPLTALGVTKLSPSTVGVLGAISSLAALMTIVKPITKLVPA
- the LOC118265704 gene encoding 28S ribosomal protein S17, mitochondrial, whose amino-acid sequence is MARNVAETARKFLLLGQCVPTVKQNAAKIRVKRLELDENLLMYFRKDEFYYCHDPQKICKTGDIVLIQSLPQKLTKLITHEVKEVVYPFGDITDPITGKKVAKEQYREDMDRQAQIYGKLDSAFNYDKAPPRGWQDGKKDFTSKPTYTKFHVFDENDPYAI